TCAGAGAGACTTTGATATCTATGAGGGCCTTCGCTTGAACTAGaggatggagaagatgatgatgatgctagTGGGATTAATGCTGGTGTTGAAGGATCGATTTTGCCTTGCACTTCTTATATCGGGGCTTCTTTTTTCTCAAAGTAAGTCAGAAAATCATAAGTGACTTCATTTTGTGTACTCCAGTCCCACTTTGCATTTTCTTCAAATTCAACATATCTgcttattattactttattattgATGGGATTGAAGAATTTGTAGCCTTTAGTATTCTCCTCTTAACCAATAAATACAAGCTTTTGACTCCTATCATCAAGCTTCGATCTTTCTTGCTCAAGAATTTGGACATATGCAATAGATCCAAATACTCTTAAATGTGATACATTAGGTTTCAAACCACTCCATGCTTCTTGAGGTGTTATATCTCTCAAACTCTTCGTAGGTGAGCGGTTTGAGAGATAAACTGCACATGCAACTGCTTCTTCCCATAACTCTGTTGGTAATGACTTACTTTTTAACATCGTTCTTGCCATATTTAGAATTGTCCTATTCTTTCTTTCAgcaaccccattttgttgaggcgaTCTAGGAACAGTTAGGGGATGTCGAATACCATGATTTTCACAAAACATCTTGAATTCATTTGAAGTGAATTCTCCACCTCCGTCAGTTCTGAGAGCTTTTATCTCATAGCCACCTTCTTTTTCAACGAGAGCTTTAAACTTCTTGAAAGCTTCAAATGCTTCGCTCTTTTGTTTCAAGAAATAAACCCATGTTTTTcttgaataatcatcaatgaaaataaaaaataggtgCTTTTACCAAGTGACAAAGGCTTGATAGGTCTACAAACATTCGCATGGATAAGCTAAGGTGGTTTGGTAGCTATTGATTTGGACTGCTTTGGAAAACTCTTTGTTGAATGTTTTCCAAGTAAGCAAGCTTCACATAACTGATGAGGATGATCAATTGTTGAAATTCCTTTTACCATCTTCTTTGTTCCCAATTCTTTGAGCCCACCAAAATTTAAATGTCCATATCTCATATGCCAAATCCATGGTGGATCTTCAATACATGACTTCAAATATATAGCTCCACCGCTTCTCATGTTTAACAAGAACATACGATTTCTTGTCATAAAAACTTTAGTAATAAGATTTCCATTTTTATCTCTAAGCCAAAGATAGCGACCTTCCATGACTATCTTGCAACCATTCTCCATAAGTTGCCCAATACTCAAgatattattcttcatctttggGATGTAATAAACATTGGTAAGAATCTTATGACTTTCATTCTTCAGCTCGAATAGAATCGTCTCTTTGCCATTGATCTCTACTTTTGATTCATCACCAAAATGCATGTGTCCTTTTACGTTGGTGTCGAGTGCTACAAATTTACTCCTATCACTTGTCATATGGTTGCTAATTCCATTGTCAAGATACTATGTACTATCTTCAGAATTTTGATCTTTCTTGAGCGTAAGGAATAATGTTGGTTCTTCAACATCTTCACTGTGCACAACaagtttattttcttcttctttggatgTCTGACACTCCCAAGAATAATGTCCATTCTTTCCACATGAATAGCATCCAATGTGTCTTTTGTCAACTGTTCTTCCTCTTCCACGACCtcgaaaaaaattttgatttattttctatTGAGAGTAATTTTTCTTATCTCTTCCTCTTCCGTAACCACGTCCTCGTCCTCGTCCGCGGCCTCGACCTCGTTCTTGTCTTCCATTTCCGTTGGTTTCTCCTCTAGCATTCCACGAAAGTTTTGCCTATAAAACATGCTCCACATGTTCTTGCTTGCCTTTATCCATTCTTTCTTCATGGGCCCGTAAGGAACCATTCAAATGATCAATGGACATCGTATCCAAATCTTTGGACTCATCAATAGCTACCACCACATGGTAAAATTTTGAGTTGAGAGAATGAAAGATTTTTTCAACAACACGAacatcttctaatttttcttcaagcCTTTTCATTTGGTGCACTACCGTCAAAACTTTGGTGAAATAATTTGAAATGGATTCAGTTTCTTTCATCATTAGAGACTCAAACTCAGCCCTTAGAGTTTGAAGACGAACCTTCTTCACCTTTTCAACTCTTATGACAAAATTTTGAAGAGTATTCCAAACTTTCTTTGCATTGGTTATATCAGCAATCTTCTCAAACATATCATCATCCAAGTCTTGATAAATGATAGTAAGTGCAcattgatctttctttcttttattttctaattcttCCTTCTGAGCTTCTGTTAGCTTGTTCACATTCTCTGGTTCTACATAGCCTTTCTCAACCATCTCCCATACTCCTTGAGCACCGAGAATTGCTTTCATTCGGGCTGTCCAATTATCATAGTTGAGCTTAGATAATTGTGGGCATTGAAAAGATAAAGTAGTTCCTTTTGACGAAGACATTTTATAAGTAGCTCTGATACCATTTTGttggaaaataaaagaacaaggcaCACACACTCACGAAGAATATAAAATGAAGAGAAATGTATTGAATGTATTTGTGtgttattatttatgaaatgattacatatgtatttatactttTCTCTGACGTTTAAACTTAATACATCCTAATAGACAaatgatttaaattaaaactaaatatcgACAACTTATTTAAACTGTGATTTCTATTCATTCTTAAATTTTAATCATCAAGTTTATTTTTAATACGTTGAACCTTCTAAGAATTTTCGGATGCTGGAATCTCCCACCGAtccgaaaaaagaaaaacaagggttCCAAAACCAAGGTTCTTTTGTCAAAGATGTGATCCATGAGGTCTCTAACCTTGCTGATTTGATGATAATGCACAAAATGCAAAGGAGAGACGAAACTGACCTTGAATTGAAGATTAGAAAATCTAAGCAAAGGATCGGTATTGTTGAGCAATACGTTAAGGAGCTTGATGACTTTTCTATTTctctgaggaagaagaagaagcaaaaggaTCAACTGGTGGATCTGATTTTGATGCCTAAATGATATTTTTGCTGCTATTATTCTCATGAAACATTTTGAAGTTTTATCTCCTAACTGTTTATTTTGCTGCACTATTATGCATAATTGTAATCGCTATTAACCACCTTTATTATGAACTGCTAGAACTTTTTTTTGGATGCATGTACCTTTTTTTTATTTCCCTCCTTGATGGCAAAAgggaaaaaattaaagagaattaacTTTTATGATTTATGTCTTAAGGACTGTATTATGCATAGACTTGTTTTCGATGTTTTTGGTATCCCTTGCTTTGGTATTAGTTTTAATTGCTCTTATATTTGCTCTGATATGTATTTTTCTTGTGCTCTGGTACCTTATATTATAAGCATCATATTTTGTCTAGTATATCTTTGCTATGTGTATGTTGTTTTAGTATATGATTAGGAACCAAAGCTTTGTGCTCTTATTCTTAATTGATAGATGCTCATAACTAGGGCGAACTTGCAGAAAATTTAGGAAAGTCATTTCTATATTCTCTCCTTAATCTAATTTTAGTCATGTTTGCAATTAAAGGATAGATTGTTGAGTTAATAATTGATTAACTACTTTGTGAttacaaacataattaataatatcCTATTATACTTATTTTCTTTATAACATTGTAAGTATTAATGTATTTgcatcaaagatcacaatcaaaCAATCTATGATTCAAGCAAAAAGCAGCACATGATTGATTTAATTATAAGCAAGAATCAAATTATATATGAAAAAGAAGCTGCTGCACGTTGGGAagaaagcaaaaaagaaaagatttcCCCTATAATGCCAACGGCTACTACCACTCAAGGTGCAAACGTTAACTTGATCAAAAgagaaattattttaatattgaagAAGAGATTTCAAGCTCTATATATAAAGTTTTCATTAGGGAAGAAGGCAACCAATTTGTGTATATTTCAAATCATATAAacaatcttttatttctttattatttgagtgtgtttttatttttcttttgtctatATTTTACcttactttaaaatatataaaagatagAGAGTAGTGTACACAAAAGTTATTTTAAACTTTGAGTGTTTTATTTCGAAAATGTATTGGATTATAGTGTATTTGGTTCTCTTTAACTAGGTTAGGTTAGCACCTAAATGAATTACTAAACTTGAGATAGCTTAAGTAGTTTATAAAAGTGAATCTCTTGGAATTGATGTTTATTGATTATAATGGAAATTCTACTATTGTTGTGGTGATAACTGGACGTAAGTTACATTATACTTCGTGGCCGAATTAAGATATATCATGGTGTTACTTTTTTTAAACTCAGCAACTTCTTATTTCGCTATATTCTGTAACAGCAAAatgagacaaaaacaaaaataatcttCATGTTTCAGTGTATTGCACAATCTATTTTATTAGGCATTAAAAGTGATTTATGGATTCAATTCTCTTCTCAaactagtttttttttaattttaaaatcagaattttttgaaaaattattatacatgtaataaTGTTGATAGAAATTGAATTTACATCTTCTTTTTTAGTAATTCAAAAATAgattttattatgattttattgtttttaattttaatatgaatttaattttgtagattctattttattaatatatttatgaactataaaataattaaatattatgtttGAATGAAAAAGTTAATTTGCCATGGTCGGATTGAATGGAATTGATTATAGAAATTTAGAGTGCGGGTAGATTTAAAGTTGAAAAATTCTTAATTAAAGACTTTTTTACCTAAATGTACATGTAAAATACTTTGATTCCCAATATGAGCATGGtttgaaattttctaaaaatgcGCACTTTCATTTCTTGTACGATGTTCGTGAAATGGATTTCAACATCATTTCACCCAAGGTGTCCACGAAACGGGCAAACGATATCAGGTTCACCTAGCACGAAATGGCTAGCCCATTTCCTTGATGGCAGCAGCGAAATGAAAGGAACAACTCAGGGACGCCAGACATGAAATGGAGGCACTGCGGAGGTGAGTTGTGCACTCCATGTCTCTTGTATCGCATACGAAATGTAACAAATCTGTGTGTACCGCACACGAATTAGAACAACGACTAGGTTATAAAAACCCTTCTCCTGTAGAACTAAAGCCACATTTCCAATTCTCACTTCTTCTACCCTTCCTTCCTCtctgaaaattttattttcatagaAACTGCTTTCACCAATTTTTTGGTGTGATAATGGCATCTGAACACatttatgtggtcatatatccTAACGAAAAAATTTCGTATACAGTCGAAGGAGTGACCTTTATGGGTGATGACCCAGTTTGGATAACCATTCCCCCACAATCGTGTCTGCAACAACTAAAAAATATGATTATGATGAACACTGGGTTGATTGGAAAAAAGGAGATCAGTACGCTGATTTACAGGATGCCAGTTGCGGTAGCAAATTCGTTTGCATATTAAAAAATGCATATTAAATCTGACCAATACATGTCGATGATGTTTTCGTATCATCGTAGCATTGGAAACATCTATTCGATGGAACTTTGTGTGAAACTCCATgatgtgggggggggggggggcagtTCATCTAGTTCGAATAACATGGAGGAAATGCGAAATTCCGGTGCTGGTGAAGGCATTCCATTTTCAGATATTGGTAGGGCTCGCAGTCCCTCCTTTAATGCCTTCGTGGCCCCTGCCCAGAATGCAGAAATTCCTGACCAACGTCCATCCCCCACTGTCCATGTTGCATATCCAGAAGGAATGGCCGACGGGTTGGCTGACTCCTCTGAGGAAGACGAGATTGAGGATGATAGCGGAGAGGAAGCAGAAGTTGTTCCAGAAACCCAACCGCTTGAGGGCGAAAGGGTCATCCCAACTCGTGTCGAACCGATAAATGTGGCAAGGGTTGGAGGTCTTTCCAGCAGCACCCCTGACCACTACCTGCACCTGAGCAGAAATGTGAAATTCATCCAACCTATTAAGGTTTTCTTCCACATTAATTCCACTTCCACtcatttttatgaattaaaa
This region of Arachis hypogaea cultivar Tifrunner chromosome 8, arahy.Tifrunner.gnm2.J5K5, whole genome shotgun sequence genomic DNA includes:
- the LOC112705331 gene encoding uncharacterized protein, which encodes MKAILGAQGVWEMVEKGYVEPENVNKLTEAQKEELENKRKKDQCALTIIYQDLDDDMFEKIADITNAKKVWNTLQNFVIRVEKVKKVRLQTLRAEFESLMMKETESISNYFTKVLTVVHQMKRLEEKLEDVRVVEKIFHSLNSKFYHVVVAIDESKDLDTMSIDHLNGSLRAHEERMDKGKQEHVEHVL